CTTTTAATACATTTTGGACTTGGATCAGCGTCGTTTCGCTGGCGGCGGTTCCCCGCGCGCCAGTAACTTGTACCGCCGGATCCTCACCATACAGGTTAGGAAGCGCATAGACCAGACCGATGACCAAAGCCACGATCAGCATCAGGTACTTCCACAAAGGATAACGGTTTAACACGGCAATTCCCTTCGGGAAAATCGAAAATTACAGGGCCTTGATTGTGCCCTTCGGCAGCACGGCAGCCACGAAATCACGTTTGATAACAACTTCATTGGTGTCATTCAACGCAATGGCGATATAGCCGGTTTCAGACACTTTAGTCACACGCCCGACCAGACCGCCGGTGGTTAAGACTTCATCACCCTTGCTGATGGAATCCATTAGCTTTTTATGTTCCTTGGCGCGTTTTTGCTGTGGGCGCAGGATCATAAAGTAGAAAATCAGACCAAAAACGGCCAGCATAATAACCAGAGAGTACGGGCTTCCCTGAGCCGGAGCGCCAGTCGCTGCTACAGCATCGGAGATAAAAAGACTCATTTAAATTTCCTCTTTGTTATCAAAAATATAAGTTATCAGTGTGACAAAAGTGAATAAGATGAAAATCACAATAACGCCGGCTGTCAGTTGCTGTCAGCAACGTTTTTTTCAGCAAGCGGCGGAACCGGTTTGCCCATCCGTTGGTAAAAATCCACCACAAAGTGATCTAATTTACCCTCTTCAATGGCCTGACGTAAACCCGCCATCAAACGTTGATAATAACGCAAATTGTGGATGGTATTGAGTCGCGCCCCGAGTATTTCGTTGCAACGGTCAAGATGATGCAAGTATGCGCGGCTATAATTGCGACACGTATAGCAATCACAGTGCTCGTCAAGCGGGCGGACATCATCCCTATGCTTCGCATTGCGGATTTTAACCACGCCATCCGTAACAAATAGATGACCGTTACGCGCATTACGCGTCGGCATAACGCAGTCAAACATATCAATACCGCGACGTACGCCTTCCACCAAATCTTCCGGCTTGCCGACCCCCATCAGATAGCGGGGTTTATCCGCCGGGATCTGAGGACAGACATGCTCCAGAATACGGTGCATATCCTCTTTAGGCTCGCCGACCGCCAAACCGCCCACAGCGTACCCATCAAAGCCAATGTCTACCAGTTCTTTTACCGATACATCACGTAAATCTTCGTAAACACTTCCTTGAATAATACCGAACAACGCGTTCTTGTTATTCAGCTCGTCAAAGCGCTGGCGGCAGCGTTTCGCCCAGCGCAGGGACATTTCCATTGAGCGTTTAGCGTAGTCCCATTCAGCCGGATATGGAGTGCATTCATCAAAAATCATGACCACATCGGATCCCAGGTCGTACTGAATCTCCATCGATTTTTCCGGGCTAAGGAAGATGGCGTCGCCGTTGATGGGGTTGCGGAAATGAACGCCTTCTTCGGTGATCTTGCGGATATCGCCAAGGCTGAAGACCTGAAAACCGCCTGAATCGGTCAGGATCGGACCGTGCCACTGCATGAAATCATGTAAATCGCCATGCAATTTCATAATTTCCTGACCGGGGCGCAGCCACAGGTGAAAGGTGTTTCCCAACAGGATCTGCGCGCCGGTGTCTTTTACTTCTTCCGGCGTCATGCCCTTCACCGTGCCGTAGGTGCCGACGGGCATAAACGCCGGGGTCTCCACCACGCCGCGTTCAAAAATCAATCTGCCGCGCCGGGCGCGGCCATCGGTTTTTTGTAATTCGTACTTCACTTAGCCTCCAGCATCAGAAAAACAGTCTGATGTTGATATTGATAATGCCAGATAAACGCCCGACAGAGCCTGGCCTGCGGCGTACATAAAAGGTTCAGACGGATAACTACCCGATCTGCTCCTGCTCGGCCAGCGGATTGCGCGTGATAAACATGGCGTCTCCGTAGCTGAAAAAACGATACTGTTCAGCGACCGCCTGCCGATAGGCCGACATGGTATGTTGGTAGCCGGCGAAGGCCGACACCAGCATGATCAGCGTTGACTCCGGCAGATGAAAGTTGGTCACCAGCGCATCGATAATCCGATAGTGATAACCCGGATAAATAAAGATACGGGTATCGCCGAAAAACGGCGCGATCAACGCCTCCTTGCTGGCTTGCGCCGCGCTTTCCAGCGAGCGGACGGAGGTGGTGCCGACCGCCACGACCTTATTGCCGCGCGCTTTACAGGCCAGCACCGCGTCGACCACCTCCTGCGGCACTTCGGCATATTCGGCGTGCATCACATGATCTTCGATGGTTTCTACGCGTACCGGCTGAAATGTCCCCGCCCCGACGTGCAGGGTGACAAACGCCATCTCCACGCCCTTCTCGCGTAACGCCGCCAGCATCGGCTCATCAAAGTGCAACCCCGCCGTCGGCGCTGCCACCGCGCCCGGACGCCGGCTGTAGACCGTCTGATAGAGTTCGCGGTCGGATTCTTCGTCCGGCCGATCGATATAAGGCGGCAGCGGGATATGGCCGATATCGTTCAGAATCGACAACACGTCGCGGGAATCATCAAAATGCAGTTCAAACAACGCGTCATGGCGGGCGACCATCGTTGCCCTGACGCTGTCATCATCGCCAAGCAACAGTTCCGCGCCGGGTTTTGGCGCTTTTGACGCGCGCACATGCGCAATCACGCGCCGCTCATCCAGCACCCGTTCCACCAGCACTTCCAATTTGCCGCCGCTGGCCTTGCGCCCGAACAGACGCGCCGGAATAACGCGCGTATTGTTAAACACCAGCAGATCGCCGGCATCCAGCTTATTCAGCAAATCGGTAAACACGCCGTGCGTCAGATTTCCCGTCGGCCCATCCAGCGACAGCAGACGACACCCGCTACGCTGAGCCTGCGGATAATGGGCGATCAATGATTCAGGGAGTTCAAACGAAAAATCGGCAACACGCATGACAATTCACTTAGCTATTTAATACATTAAAAAATGGGCGGCCTAGTCTAGAGCCGCAAGCGCATGGCTGCAAGAAATAAGCACGCGCAAACGGAATGCATTATACTGCCGCCATGAATTTTCTTGCTCACCTCCATCTGGCCACACTGGCCGACAGTTCGCTGTTAGGCAATCTGATGGCTGATTTCGTCCGCGGCAATCCTCAGGAAAACTACTCTGAGGATATCGTCGCGGGTATCCGTTTACATCGCCGGGTCGATTCGCTGACCGACAGCCTGCCGGAGGTGAAGCAGGCGCGCCAGTATTTCAGCGCCGATTACCGTCGTGTCGCGCCCATTACGCTGGATGTGCTGTGGGATCACTTTCTGGCCCGCCACTGGCTACAGCTGGAGCCGCAAATATCGCTGCCTGCGTTTGTCGGTCTGGCGCAAGCGCAAATCACGCCGCATCTGGCGCAAACGCCCGATCGTTTTCAAAACTTGAATCGCTACCTATGGCCGGAACGCTGGCTGGAACGCTACGCTGAATTGCCGTTCATTGCCGATGTGCTGCATAGAATGTCGATTCGTCGTCCCAAGCTGGCGGCGCTTTCCGGCTCATTCAGCGATATTGAACAGAACTATCCTCAATTTGAAACACTCTTCTGGCAGTTTTACCCAAGGATGATGAACCTGGCGAAAATGCGGCGGCTATGAATTCGGGTACGCTTAACACAAGGCCATGATATAAATCATCTATTAGATCGATAGATGAAAGCTATCTCATCGATTGGTCTCTTTGCCTGTCTTCCCTCCGGCAAAGTCCATATACTTATTAATGTTTTTCACATTAATCCATTCATTAATAATAAATTACAGGAGTAATTAATGGTCCTGGTAACTCGTCAAGCCCCTGACTTCACCGCGGCTGCCGTTCTCGGCAGTGGCGAAATCGTTGAAAATTTCAACTTTAAAAAACACATCAGCGGTAAACCGGCCGTGATTTTCTTCTGGCCAATGGACTTTACCTTCGTTTGCCCGTCGGAACTGATCGCGTTCGATCACCGCTATGAAGAGTTCCAACAGCGTGGCGTTGAAGTGGTCGGCGTTTCTTTCGACTCTGAGTTCGTGCATAACGCATGGCGTCAAACCCCTGTCGACAAAGGCGGTATCGGCGAAGTGAAATATGCCATGGTTGCCGACGTTAAGCGTGAGATTCAGAAAGCCTACGGTATCGAACACCCGGACGCCGGCGTGGCGTTGCGCGGCTCCTTCCTGATCGACAAAGAAGGCATCGTGCGCCATCAGGTGGTCAACGATCTGCCTTTGGGCCGCAACATTGATGAAATGCTGCGTATGGTCGACGCGCTGCAGTTCCATGAAGAGCACGGCGAAGTTTGTCCCGCCCAGTGGGAAAAAGGGAAATCCGGTATGGGCGCCTCTCCAGACGGCGTCGCGAAATACCTGTCTGAAAACGCCGACAAACTGTAATCGCCCCGCACGTCATTCCGCCGAAGCCAGTTGCCCGCAGCAGCTGGCTTCTTTGCTTTCCGACAACGTTCTTACCGCCCCGTTAAGTCAGCCCGCAGCGCAAACCCGGCTATTTCCGTCTTGACCCGCGTCGTCAAAACAAAAAGTTGACTGAGTGCGCCAAATCCTTAGCCTTAAACGAGATCTATCGTTAATACCTGGCCGGTTTGCTGGCATATCAAAGAGGGACGCATGCAACAAAATCTTGCTCTGTGGCTGGAAAACGCGGGAATGCAACACACTGGCATCATTGCGCTACTGATTGTTCTGGGGCTGATATTGCTGATTTCAGCCGTTATTCATCTGATTCTCCATCAGGTGGTGCTAAAAAGGATGGTATTGCGTTCGTCAAACCAAACGAACAGTGCCGACGTCCCTGGTTGGAAACAGGCTTTAACGCAGCATAACCTGTTTAATCGCCTGGCCTTTCTGTTCCAGGGCATCATTCTCAATATTCAGGTGGTACTGTGGCTGCCGTCCCAAAGTGAAACCCGTGAAGCGCTGGTGATCTGTTCTCAGGTCTGGATCATGATTTTCGCTTTGCTGGTGCTGTTTTCGCTGCTTGATATCCTGCTGACCGTTTCCGCGCGTTCAAAAGTCGCCACCCAGTTGCCGCTACGGGGGATCTTTCAAAGCCTGAAGCTGATCGCCACCATCGTGATCGGCATTATGGTGGTGTCGCTGCTGATTGGAAAATCGCCGTTGATTCTGATCAGCGGTCTGGGGGCGATGACCGCCGTCCTGATGCTGGTGTTTAAAGATCCGATTATGGGGCTGGTGGCGGGAATTCAGCTCTCGGCCAACAATATGCTGTTGCTGGGAGACTGGCTGGAAATGCCGAAATACGGCGCGGATGGCGCGGTAATCGATATCGGCTTGACCACGGTTAAGGTCAAAAACTGGGACAATACCATCACCACCATCCCCACTTACGCCCTGATATCGGACTCATTCAAAAACTGGCGCGCCATGTCGGAATCGGGCGGCCGCCGCATCAAGCGCAGCGTCAATATCGATACCACCAGCGTGCATTTTATGACCGAAGACGAACAGCAGCGGCTGCTACGCAGCAGACTGCTCTCGCCGTATATCGCCCACAAGACCAGTGAATTGCAACAACATAATGCGCAGGCCGACCTCTCCTCGCCGCTCAACGGACGCCGGCTGACCAATCTGGGGACGTTCCGCGCCTATCTTCAGGCTTATCTGCACGCGCATCCGGGA
This window of the Brenneria goodwinii genome carries:
- the queA gene encoding tRNA preQ1(34) S-adenosylmethionine ribosyltransferase-isomerase QueA, which gives rise to MRVADFSFELPESLIAHYPQAQRSGCRLLSLDGPTGNLTHGVFTDLLNKLDAGDLLVFNNTRVIPARLFGRKASGGKLEVLVERVLDERRVIAHVRASKAPKPGAELLLGDDDSVRATMVARHDALFELHFDDSRDVLSILNDIGHIPLPPYIDRPDEESDRELYQTVYSRRPGAVAAPTAGLHFDEPMLAALREKGVEMAFVTLHVGAGTFQPVRVETIEDHVMHAEYAEVPQEVVDAVLACKARGNKVVAVGTTSVRSLESAAQASKEALIAPFFGDTRIFIYPGYHYRIIDALVTNFHLPESTLIMLVSAFAGYQHTMSAYRQAVAEQYRFFSYGDAMFITRNPLAEQEQIG
- a CDS encoding ACP phosphodiesterase, yielding MNFLAHLHLATLADSSLLGNLMADFVRGNPQENYSEDIVAGIRLHRRVDSLTDSLPEVKQARQYFSADYRRVAPITLDVLWDHFLARHWLQLEPQISLPAFVGLAQAQITPHLAQTPDRFQNLNRYLWPERWLERYAELPFIADVLHRMSIRRPKLAALSGSFSDIEQNYPQFETLFWQFYPRMMNLAKMRRL
- the tgt gene encoding tRNA guanosine(34) transglycosylase Tgt, whose translation is MKYELQKTDGRARRGRLIFERGVVETPAFMPVGTYGTVKGMTPEEVKDTGAQILLGNTFHLWLRPGQEIMKLHGDLHDFMQWHGPILTDSGGFQVFSLGDIRKITEEGVHFRNPINGDAIFLSPEKSMEIQYDLGSDVVMIFDECTPYPAEWDYAKRSMEMSLRWAKRCRQRFDELNNKNALFGIIQGSVYEDLRDVSVKELVDIGFDGYAVGGLAVGEPKEDMHRILEHVCPQIPADKPRYLMGVGKPEDLVEGVRRGIDMFDCVMPTRNARNGHLFVTDGVVKIRNAKHRDDVRPLDEHCDCYTCRNYSRAYLHHLDRCNEILGARLNTIHNLRYYQRLMAGLRQAIEEGKLDHFVVDFYQRMGKPVPPLAEKNVADSN
- the yajC gene encoding preprotein translocase subunit YajC; this encodes MSLFISDAVAATGAPAQGSPYSLVIMLAVFGLIFYFMILRPQQKRAKEHKKLMDSISKGDEVLTTGGLVGRVTKVSETGYIAIALNDTNEVVIKRDFVAAVLPKGTIKAL
- a CDS encoding mechanosensitive ion channel family protein, which gives rise to MQQNLALWLENAGMQHTGIIALLIVLGLILLISAVIHLILHQVVLKRMVLRSSNQTNSADVPGWKQALTQHNLFNRLAFLFQGIILNIQVVLWLPSQSETREALVICSQVWIMIFALLVLFSLLDILLTVSARSKVATQLPLRGIFQSLKLIATIVIGIMVVSLLIGKSPLILISGLGAMTAVLMLVFKDPIMGLVAGIQLSANNMLLLGDWLEMPKYGADGAVIDIGLTTVKVKNWDNTITTIPTYALISDSFKNWRAMSESGGRRIKRSVNIDTTSVHFMTEDEQQRLLRSRLLSPYIAHKTSELQQHNAQADLSSPLNGRRLTNLGTFRAYLQAYLHAHPGIHNGMTLMVRQLAPTPEGLPLEIYAFTNTTAWVEYESIQADIFDHIFAVMPEFDLRVHQTPTGYDMQALARQVVATR
- a CDS encoding peroxiredoxin C — protein: MVLVTRQAPDFTAAAVLGSGEIVENFNFKKHISGKPAVIFFWPMDFTFVCPSELIAFDHRYEEFQQRGVEVVGVSFDSEFVHNAWRQTPVDKGGIGEVKYAMVADVKREIQKAYGIEHPDAGVALRGSFLIDKEGIVRHQVVNDLPLGRNIDEMLRMVDALQFHEEHGEVCPAQWEKGKSGMGASPDGVAKYLSENADKL